A genomic segment from Candidatus Pacearchaeota archaeon encodes:
- the gatE gene encoding Glu-tRNA(Gln) amidotransferase subunit GatE, giving the protein MMKKEEIKKDFDLRCGLEIHQQLDTNKLFCNCPSILRQDVPNYTIKRKLHLVAGEEGEVDIAAKHESMKEKSFIYECYYYNVCLVDLDEEPPREINQEALKIALQISLLLNCEILQNTQIMRKIVIDGSNVSGFQRTVLIAKNGYVDTDFGKVRIAKVILEEDAARIIKEEKNYRIYRLDRLGIPLVEITTYPDIKNAQQAKQVALKIGEILRACKVKRGLGTIRQDINMSVNVDGKQGARIEIKGVQEPDLIEKTILREIERQKKLIRENKSKEEVKKALKDGTTEFLRPLPGASRMYPETDLPLLHISRDFINKIKENLPKLKSEIKSELEKKGLHKELIKELLEEKRIEDFEELLAVYNNPELIAKMLTVWRKEIEKKTNKSTKILTLDVLETIIQALQSKKINESDVKIIMEEIVLGKSVNEALKREKIENIEEEILKIIKEKPGLTINAYMGLVMSKFKGKINGKEAYEIIKTLLNKKS; this is encoded by the coding sequence ATGATGAAAAAAGAAGAAATAAAAAAGGATTTTGATCTTAGATGTGGTTTAGAAATACACCAACAATTAGATACTAATAAATTATTTTGTAATTGTCCTTCTATATTAAGACAAGATGTCCCTAATTATACAATAAAAAGAAAATTACATTTAGTTGCGGGAGAAGAAGGAGAAGTAGATATTGCTGCGAAACACGAATCTATGAAAGAAAAATCATTTATTTATGAATGTTATTATTATAATGTTTGTTTAGTAGATTTAGATGAAGAGCCTCCAAGAGAAATAAATCAAGAAGCATTAAAGATAGCATTACAAATTTCTTTATTATTAAATTGCGAAATTTTACAAAATACTCAAATAATGCGAAAAATTGTTATAGATGGAAGTAATGTCAGTGGTTTTCAAAGAACAGTTTTGATTGCTAAAAATGGATATGTTGATACAGATTTCGGAAAAGTTAGAATTGCTAAAGTAATTTTAGAAGAAGATGCTGCAAGAATAATAAAAGAAGAAAAAAATTATAGAATTTACAGATTAGACAGATTAGGAATTCCATTAGTTGAAATAACAACATATCCGGACATAAAAAATGCACAACAAGCAAAACAAGTTGCTTTAAAGATAGGAGAAATTTTAAGGGCTTGTAAAGTAAAGAGAGGTTTAGGAACTATAAGACAAGATATTAATATGTCGGTTAATGTCGATGGAAAACAAGGAGCTCGGATAGAAATTAAGGGAGTTCAAGAACCAGATTTAATAGAAAAAACAATTTTAAGAGAAATAGAAAGACAAAAAAAATTAATAAGAGAAAATAAAAGTAAAGAAGAAGTAAAAAAAGCATTAAAAGATGGAACAACAGAATTTTTAAGGCCTTTACCAGGAGCATCGAGAATGTATCCTGAAACAGATTTACCTTTGTTACATATTTCTAGAGACTTTATAAATAAAATAAAAGAAAATCTTCCTAAATTAAAATCCGAGATAAAATCTGAATTAGAAAAAAAAGGACTTCATAAAGAATTAATTAAAGAACTTCTGGAGGAAAAAAGGATAGAAGATTTTGAAGAATTATTAGCAGTATATAATAATCCTGAACTTATAGCAAAAATGTTAACTGTATGGAGAAAAGAAATAGAAAAAAAAACAAATAAATCTACAAAAATTTTGACTTTAGATGTATTAGAAACAATCATTCAAGCTTTGCAATCAAAAAAAATTAATGAGAGTGATGTTAAAATTATCATGGAAGAGATTGTTTTAGGGAAAAGTGTTAATGAAGCATTAAAGAGAGAAAAGATAGAAAATATAGAAGAGGAAATATTAAAAATAATTAAAGAAAAGCCAGGATTAACTATAAATGCTTATATGGGATTAGTAATGAGTAAAT
- the gatD gene encoding Glu-tRNA(Gln) amidotransferase subunit GatD, which produces MKIEKNISFGDKIKVITSKEDIEGTFIPSSDSSLILIKLDSGYNIGIKKEDIINIELIEKFKKEEEKIKIEENKNLPYIDLIITGGTISSKVDYKTGGVSWITKPEELFKFYPEIFNIVNINQIKIPFMKASENMCWEDWKILAKEVESSLNNKNIKGIIITHGTDFLHYTSTALSFFLKDINKPVVLTYAQRSSDRASSDAEMNLLCSAYTALSDIAEVVVVGHATINDDYCYVHRGTKVRKLHASRRDAFKSVNEKPIAKVFPDGKIEILSFYNKRDETKKVKLDLSFEENVFLLKFFPGLKSEVIDYLSSCYKGIILEGSGLGHVAIGNDVKENLLPSIKKAINNGTIICMTTQTLYGRVDEYVYSPARELEKIGVIYLKDMLPEVALIKLSYVLGKTSDIKRIKELMLRNISGEFNERLEE; this is translated from the coding sequence ATGAAAATAGAAAAAAATATTAGTTTTGGAGATAAAATAAAAGTTATTACTTCTAAAGAAGATATAGAAGGGACTTTTATTCCTTCAAGTGATTCTTCTTTAATATTAATAAAATTAGATTCAGGTTACAATATAGGAATAAAAAAAGAAGATATAATAAATATAGAATTAATAGAAAAATTTAAGAAAGAGGAAGAAAAAATAAAAATAGAAGAAAATAAAAACTTACCTTATATAGATTTAATCATAACTGGTGGGACAATATCTAGTAAAGTAGATTACAAAACAGGAGGAGTTTCTTGGATAACAAAGCCAGAAGAATTATTTAAGTTTTATCCAGAAATTTTTAATATAGTTAATATTAATCAAATAAAAATTCCATTTATGAAAGCTTCTGAAAATATGTGTTGGGAAGACTGGAAAATTTTAGCTAAAGAAGTTGAAAGTAGTTTAAATAATAAAAATATAAAAGGAATTATTATAACTCATGGAACAGATTTTTTACATTATACTTCTACTGCTTTATCTTTTTTTTTAAAGGATATTAATAAGCCAGTTGTTTTAACTTATGCACAGAGAAGTAGCGATAGAGCAAGTAGTGATGCAGAAATGAATTTGTTATGTTCTGCTTATACCGCTCTTAGCGATATTGCTGAAGTTGTAGTAGTTGGACATGCAACGATTAATGATGATTATTGTTATGTTCATAGAGGAACAAAAGTTAGAAAATTACATGCAAGCAGAAGAGATGCTTTTAAATCTGTTAATGAAAAGCCGATAGCTAAGGTTTTTCCAGATGGAAAAATAGAAATTTTATCTTTTTATAATAAAAGAGATGAAACAAAGAAAGTTAAATTAGATTTATCTTTTGAAGAAAATGTTTTTTTGTTAAAATTCTTTCCAGGTTTAAAATCGGAAGTAATAGATTATCTTTCTTCTTGTTATAAAGGTATAATCTTAGAAGGTTCTGGTTTAGGCCATGTTGCTATTGGTAATGATGTAAAAGAAAATCTTTTGCCTTCAATAAAAAAAGCAATTAACAATGGAACCATAATTTGTATGACAACACAAACTTTGTATGGTAGGGTAGATGAATATGTTTATAGCCCAGCAAGAGAATTAGAAAAAATAGGAGTAATTTATTTGAAAGATATGTTACCAGAAGTTGCTCTTATTAAATTAAGTTATGTTTTAGGAAAAACTTCTGATATAAAGAGGATCAAAGAATTAATGTTGAGAAATATTTCAGGAGAATTTAATGAAAGGTTGGAAGAATGA
- a CDS encoding M64 family metallopeptidase, which produces MEKKFKILIIINILFLLIITLIIFFSFKPIIKSPNSGNCNIIKINGEPSDKIDIVFLTDNLDEVKLLELSNLYINEIFNFTPFSSAKTKFNFYYIPNKTTCEINNNFLFCYNKQTIQLASSCNYDYIFVLSSRNSIIRSSAYMGIGSININSPKQIILHEFGHLFANLADEYVPSSLPFNQKNCFSSCNYLHANSYGCYQGCSNNNYFRSSQNSIMRSLFSKSYYELNENIIKNYLEKYK; this is translated from the coding sequence ATGGAGAAAAAGTTTAAAATATTAATAATAATTAATATTTTATTTTTATTGATTATTACATTAATTATTTTTTTTTCTTTTAAACCAATAATTAAATCCCCAAATTCCGGAAATTGTAATATAATAAAGATTAATGGAGAACCTTCAGATAAAATAGATATCGTTTTTCTTACAGATAATTTAGATGAAGTTAAATTATTAGAATTATCTAATCTATATATTAATGAAATTTTTAATTTTACTCCATTTTCATCTGCTAAGACAAAATTTAATTTTTATTATATTCCAAATAAAACTACTTGCGAAATAAATAATAACTTTTTGTTTTGTTATAATAAACAAACAATACAACTTGCATCATCATGTAATTATGATTATATATTTGTTTTATCTTCGAGAAATAGCATTATAAGAAGTTCTGCTTATATGGGTATCGGGAGTATTAATATAAATTCTCCTAAACAAATTATATTACATGAATTTGGACATTTATTTGCCAATTTAGCAGACGAATATGTACCATCCTCACTTCCATTTAATCAAAAAAATTGTTTTTCTTCATGTAACTATTTACATGCAAATTCATATGGATGTTATCAAGGATGTTCAAATAATAATTATTTTAGATCCTCTCAGAATAGTATCATGAGAAGTTTATTTTCAAAGAGTTATTATGAATTAAATGAAAATATAATTAAAAATTATTTAGAAAAATACAAATGA
- the gatB gene encoding Asp-tRNA(Asn)/Glu-tRNA(Gln) amidotransferase subunit GatB translates to MKNDIVKIGLEIHCYLTTKEKLFCRCKAIRHFVKQNIKPNTNICPICTGMPGSKPMLPNEEAIKKAISIGLILNCNINKKIIWQRKHYDWPDLPKGYQITQSGSYSIPLAEKGFFDGIKIKELHLEEDPASWNPETGEIDYNRSGLPLVEIVTEPNFNSSEQVVEWIKNLLLTLSYIKAIEKNAGIKVDVNISTNNGERVEVKNISSIENIKKAIDYELKRQKKETAKRETRRFDETINKTVVMRKKEKEEDYRFIPEPDLPILKISEKEIEDIKKSLPETPSEKLNKLIKKYKIDEKNAKILTKNLDIVEFFEGVAEKIDAKFALPWITIELLRVLNYNKKSLDEVDIKVEHFIELLEAVKNKKITELKAKQILNEFVPNSFSIKKNLKEFEKISEKEIEKICKEVIEENKKAVSDYKNGEEKALSFLIGAVMKKSDRRADINLIKKILLKEIEK, encoded by the coding sequence ATGAAAAATGATATTGTAAAAATAGGCCTAGAAATACATTGTTATTTAACAACAAAAGAAAAATTGTTTTGTAGATGCAAAGCAATAAGACATTTTGTTAAACAAAATATAAAACCCAATACAAATATTTGCCCTATTTGTACAGGAATGCCTGGAAGTAAGCCTATGTTGCCTAACGAAGAAGCAATAAAAAAAGCAATTTCTATAGGATTAATATTAAATTGTAATATTAATAAAAAAATAATCTGGCAAAGAAAACATTATGACTGGCCAGATTTACCAAAAGGATATCAGATAACTCAATCCGGAAGTTATAGTATTCCTTTAGCAGAAAAAGGTTTTTTTGATGGAATAAAAATAAAAGAATTACACTTAGAAGAAGATCCTGCTTCATGGAACCCAGAAACAGGAGAAATAGATTACAATAGGTCTGGCTTACCATTAGTAGAAATTGTTACAGAGCCTAATTTTAATTCTTCTGAACAAGTTGTTGAATGGATAAAAAATCTTTTATTAACTTTATCTTACATAAAAGCAATCGAAAAAAATGCAGGAATAAAAGTTGATGTCAATATATCAACAAATAATGGTGAGAGGGTAGAAGTAAAAAATATTTCTTCTATAGAAAACATAAAAAAAGCAATAGATTATGAATTAAAAAGACAAAAAAAAGAGACAGCAAAAAGAGAAACAAGAAGATTTGATGAAACAATAAATAAAACTGTAGTAATGAGAAAAAAGGAAAAAGAAGAGGACTATAGATTTATACCAGAGCCAGATTTGCCTATACTAAAAATTTCTGAAAAAGAAATAGAAGATATAAAAAAATCTCTTCCAGAAACACCTTCGGAAAAATTAAACAAATTAATAAAAAAGTATAAAATAGATGAAAAGAATGCTAAAATTTTAACAAAAAATTTAGATATAGTAGAATTTTTTGAAGGAGTAGCAGAAAAAATAGATGCAAAATTTGCATTGCCATGGATAACTATAGAATTATTAAGAGTTTTAAACTATAATAAAAAAAGTTTAGATGAAGTTGATATTAAAGTAGAACATTTTATAGAACTTTTAGAAGCCGTAAAAAATAAAAAAATAACAGAACTAAAAGCAAAACAAATTTTAAATGAATTTGTTCCTAATTCCTTTTCAATAAAAAAGAACCTTAAAGAATTTGAAAAGATATCTGAAAAAGAAATTGAAAAAATTTGTAAAGAAGTAATAGAAGAGAATAAAAAAGCAGTTTCTGATTACAAAAATGGAGAAGAAAAAGCTTTATCTTTTCTTATTGGAGCAGTAATGAAAAAGAGTGATAGAAGAGCAGATATTAATTTAATTAAAAAAATTTTATTAAAGGAAATAGAAAAGTAA
- a CDS encoding aromatic amino acid transport family protein, producing the protein MVKTILKFIPALAILIGTIVGAGFLGIPYVVSKSGFIPGLLVILFVFLFILTIKLYLGEIVLRTKGNLQLVGYAEKYTGEIGKFLMFFATIFGIYSALIAYIIAEGESLSYLIFGNFNYSFIFSCFFWLIMCYLTFIGLKALKKYEKISMFLVIILFLIIFINYVKSIKLENLMYVNKENFFLPFGVILFSFLGFSAIPEVNRVMHGKENYIKDVIIIGTLVPFILYSIFSFVLLGNFAENINEIATLSLNRIYSSLAVLTLFTAYFSLSIAIRDMFRFDLKLGRMKGWIFSSFVPFIIFLLFYIFKIDSFIKILGIGGVISGGLTGILILFMNYNAKKNSERKPEYELKINKFIIFLFSLIFLIGTILELLK; encoded by the coding sequence ATGGTGAAAACAATATTAAAATTTATTCCAGCTTTAGCAATATTAATTGGAACTATTGTAGGCGCAGGATTTTTAGGAATTCCTTATGTTGTTAGTAAATCAGGATTTATACCAGGTTTATTAGTTATTTTATTTGTTTTTTTATTTATTCTTACTATAAAATTATATTTAGGAGAAATAGTATTAAGAACAAAAGGAAATCTTCAACTTGTTGGATATGCAGAAAAATATACTGGAGAAATAGGAAAATTTTTAATGTTTTTTGCAACAATTTTTGGTATATATTCTGCTTTAATAGCATACATTATTGCTGAAGGAGAAAGTTTATCTTATCTAATTTTTGGAAATTTCAATTATAGTTTTATTTTTTCTTGTTTTTTCTGGCTAATAATGTGTTATTTAACTTTTATTGGATTAAAAGCCTTAAAAAAATATGAAAAAATTTCAATGTTTTTAGTTATTATTTTGTTTCTAATTATTTTTATTAATTATGTAAAGTCAATAAAATTAGAAAATCTAATGTATGTAAATAAAGAAAATTTTTTTTTGCCTTTTGGTGTTATTCTTTTTAGTTTTTTAGGTTTTTCTGCTATACCAGAAGTTAATAGAGTTATGCATGGAAAAGAAAATTATATAAAAGATGTAATAATAATAGGAACTTTAGTTCCTTTTATATTATATTCTATTTTTAGTTTTGTATTGTTAGGAAATTTTGCAGAAAACATAAATGAAATTGCAACTTTATCTTTAAACAGAATTTACTCATCTTTAGCTGTACTTACTTTGTTTACAGCTTATTTTTCTTTGTCTATTGCAATACGTGACATGTTTAGATTTGATTTAAAATTAGGAAGAATGAAAGGATGGATTTTTTCTTCTTTTGTTCCATTCATTATTTTTTTGTTATTTTATATATTTAAAATAGATAGTTTTATAAAAATATTAGGTATAGGTGGCGTTATTTCTGGCGGTTTAACTGGAATTTTAATTTTATTTATGAATTATAATGCGAAAAAGAATAGTGAAAGAAAACCAGAGTATGAATTAAAAATAAATAAATTTATTATATTTTTATTTTCTTTAATATTTCTTATAGGAACAATATTAGAATTATTAAAATGA
- the proS gene encoding proline--tRNA ligase produces the protein MKKKKELGITAKKDEFSEWFTQLIIKADLADYSSVSGCLVYKPYSYAIWEKIKEILDKEFKKIGIKNCYFPLFIPEKLLEKEKEHVEGFSPEVAWVIKAGNTDLKEKLAIRPTSEAIMYDSYSKWIRSYRDLPLRLNQWNNVVRWEFKNPIPFLRTREFLWNEGHHVYSNEKELNEDKEKILKIYYNFMKEYMALPGIIGRKTEKEKFAGAKATYTIEVILPNGKAIQGPDYHDDGQNFSKAYNIKYLDEDGKEKYVYQSTYAISTRMLGVMFIVHSDNKGLILPPKLAPIQIVIVPIFFEKSKEKVLKEAKELEKKLKNYNVFLDSRENYKPGFKFNEWELKGVPLRIEIGPKDIEKNQVVIVKRTTNEKRIVKIKNIEKEVKKTLEEIHNELYEKALKLMNESILIAKDFEELKRIINNKKIALTTLCSSEGCEEKIKEETSAKTLNIPEDKKIGNEKCIICNKKASYYVYIGKSY, from the coding sequence ATGAAGAAGAAAAAAGAACTTGGAATAACAGCAAAAAAAGATGAATTTTCAGAATGGTTTACTCAACTCATAATAAAAGCAGATTTGGCAGATTATTCTTCTGTTTCGGGATGTTTAGTTTATAAACCCTATTCTTATGCAATATGGGAAAAAATAAAAGAAATATTAGACAAAGAATTTAAAAAGATTGGAATAAAAAATTGTTATTTTCCTTTATTCATACCAGAAAAATTACTAGAAAAAGAAAAAGAACATGTCGAAGGATTTTCTCCAGAAGTAGCATGGGTCATTAAAGCGGGAAATACAGACTTAAAAGAAAAATTAGCTATAAGGCCTACAAGCGAAGCAATAATGTATGATTCTTATTCCAAATGGATTAGAAGTTATAGAGATTTACCATTAAGATTAAATCAATGGAATAATGTTGTTAGATGGGAATTTAAAAACCCAATACCTTTTTTAAGAACAAGAGAATTTTTATGGAATGAAGGGCATCATGTTTATTCTAATGAAAAAGAACTAAATGAAGATAAAGAAAAAATACTAAAAATTTATTATAATTTTATGAAAGAATATATGGCTTTACCTGGAATAATAGGAAGAAAAACAGAAAAAGAAAAATTTGCAGGAGCAAAAGCAACCTACACGATAGAAGTTATTTTGCCTAATGGAAAAGCTATTCAAGGACCAGATTATCATGATGATGGTCAAAATTTTTCAAAAGCATACAATATAAAATATTTAGATGAAGATGGAAAGGAAAAATATGTTTATCAATCAACTTATGCAATTTCAACAAGAATGCTTGGAGTTATGTTTATTGTTCATTCAGACAACAAAGGTTTAATATTACCACCTAAACTAGCTCCAATACAAATTGTTATTGTTCCTATATTTTTCGAGAAATCAAAAGAGAAAGTTTTAAAAGAAGCAAAAGAATTAGAAAAAAAACTAAAAAATTATAATGTTTTTTTAGATTCTAGAGAAAATTACAAACCTGGATTTAAATTTAATGAGTGGGAATTAAAAGGAGTTCCTTTGAGAATAGAAATTGGTCCTAAGGATATAGAAAAAAACCAGGTTGTTATTGTAAAAAGAACAACAAATGAAAAAAGAATTGTTAAAATTAAGAATATAGAAAAAGAAGTGAAAAAAACTTTGGAAGAAATACATAATGAACTTTATGAAAAAGCATTAAAACTAATGAACGAAAGTATTTTAATAGCTAAAGATTTTGAAGAGTTAAAAAGAATAATAAATAATAAAAAAATTGCTTTAACTACATTATGTTCTTCAGAAGGATGTGAGGAAAAAATAAAAGAAGAAACATCTGCAAAAACCCTTAATATACCTGAAGATAAAAAAATAGGAAATGAAAAGTGTATTATTTGTAATAAAAAAGCGTCCTATTATGTTTATATTGGAAAAAGTTATTAA
- a CDS encoding DHH family phosphoesterase, whose amino-acid sequence MLTKEQIEEILIHLEKTNNPLFFFDDDLDGLCSFLLLSRFINKGKGVAIKSRPELNKSYIKKIEELNSDYVFILDKPLVSKDFINKVYEMNIPIVWIDHHDVNQNYDIEKEKIYYYNIAKGEKKSKEPVTYWCYKINKKREDLWIALAGCISDGYIPDFISDFKKDYKELLNYENIKNAFDILYKTEFGKIVRILNFALKDKTSNVVKMIKILQKIKSPYEILKEEKTNFMLERFNQVEKTFNKLLERTKKFIKKEKKIIYFQYSGNLSLSADLSNKLFYENPDKFIVVVYIKGSKANVSIRGENAKKITEEAIKKLENATGGGHEMATGATLNVENLKKFKDKIEELVNKYN is encoded by the coding sequence ATGTTAACTAAAGAACAAATAGAAGAAATATTAATTCATTTAGAAAAAACAAACAATCCTTTATTTTTTTTTGATGACGATTTAGACGGCTTGTGTAGTTTTCTTTTGTTGAGCCGTTTTATTAATAAAGGAAAAGGAGTTGCAATAAAATCTAGACCAGAATTAAATAAGAGTTATATAAAAAAAATAGAGGAATTAAATTCAGATTATGTATTCATTTTAGATAAACCTTTAGTTAGTAAAGATTTTATTAATAAAGTTTATGAGATGAATATACCCATTGTTTGGATAGATCATCATGATGTAAATCAAAATTATGATATAGAAAAAGAAAAAATTTATTATTATAATATTGCAAAAGGAGAAAAAAAATCTAAAGAGCCTGTAACATATTGGTGTTATAAAATAAACAAAAAAAGAGAAGATCTATGGATAGCTTTAGCAGGTTGTATAAGTGATGGTTATATACCAGATTTTATAAGCGATTTTAAAAAAGATTACAAAGAATTATTAAATTATGAAAATATAAAAAATGCTTTTGATATATTATATAAAACAGAGTTTGGAAAGATTGTAAGAATTTTAAATTTTGCTTTAAAAGACAAAACTTCTAATGTTGTAAAAATGATAAAAATATTACAAAAAATAAAATCTCCTTATGAAATATTAAAAGAAGAAAAAACAAATTTTATGTTAGAAAGATTTAATCAAGTAGAAAAAACATTTAATAAATTATTAGAACGTACAAAAAAATTTATAAAAAAAGAGAAAAAGATAATATATTTTCAATATTCTGGGAATCTCTCTTTATCTGCAGATCTTTCTAATAAACTATTTTATGAAAACCCAGATAAATTTATTGTTGTTGTTTATATAAAAGGTTCAAAAGCAAATGTTTCTATTCGTGGGGAAAATGCCAAAAAGATTACAGAAGAAGCAATAAAAAAATTAGAAAACGCTACTGGTGGAGGTCACGAAATGGCAACAGGAGCTACCCTTAATGTAGAAAATTTAAAAAAATTTAAAGATAAGATAGAAGAATTGGTAAATAAATACAATTAG
- the disA gene encoding DNA integrity scanning diadenylate cyclase DisA, whose translation MEEKNKKEENIDNNLISLKNTVEEKKEDFIEIKKKEKFDILDALKLVSPGTPLRRGIDDIVLGRRGALIVIASSNVEEIISGGFKLNCKFTPQRLFELSKMDGAIILSKDLKKIIYANCLLIPDPKILTEETGSRHQAAERTAKQLKTLVIAISERKSSITLYYNNLKYSLRDTRDILNKSLEKLQILEKQKEIYNNLLLNLNKLEITSLVSINDVSSLLQRIEIILRISNMMKKDIVELGNEGILLKIRMKELIKEVDKIKKLIIQDYCQEKNKKYNKEISKLNFDNLLETSRIIEIYFPNTKEEYIKPKGYRLLDKLDFPKEDIKMIIEHFDNLDSIINSNPKELEKILKNPEKVNNFLKELSELKENIMLEKIF comes from the coding sequence ATGGAAGAAAAAAATAAAAAAGAGGAAAATATAGACAATAATCTTATTTCTTTAAAAAATACTGTAGAAGAAAAGAAAGAGGATTTTATTGAAATAAAAAAGAAAGAAAAATTTGATATCTTAGATGCTTTGAAATTAGTTTCTCCAGGCACGCCTTTAAGAAGAGGAATAGATGATATTGTTTTAGGAAGAAGAGGAGCTCTAATAGTTATTGCTTCTAGCAATGTCGAAGAGATTATTTCCGGAGGTTTTAAATTAAATTGCAAATTTACTCCACAAAGATTATTTGAATTAAGCAAAATGGATGGTGCTATTATTTTATCTAAAGACTTAAAAAAAATTATCTATGCTAATTGTTTATTAATTCCCGACCCAAAAATTTTAACAGAAGAAACAGGATCAAGACATCAAGCTGCAGAAAGAACAGCAAAACAACTAAAAACTTTAGTTATAGCGATTTCTGAAAGGAAATCTTCAATAACTTTATATTATAATAATCTTAAATATTCTTTAAGAGATACAAGAGATATTTTAAATAAATCTTTAGAAAAACTGCAGATATTAGAAAAACAAAAAGAAATTTATAACAATCTCTTGTTAAATTTAAATAAATTAGAAATTACAAGCTTAGTATCTATAAATGATGTTTCTTCTTTATTACAAAGAATAGAAATTATTTTAAGAATATCAAATATGATGAAAAAAGATATAGTAGAATTGGGAAATGAAGGAATCTTATTAAAAATAAGAATGAAAGAATTAATTAAAGAAGTTGATAAAATAAAAAAATTAATAATACAAGACTATTGCCAAGAAAAAAATAAAAAATACAATAAAGAAATTTCTAAATTAAATTTTGATAATCTATTAGAAACATCTAGAATCATAGAGATATATTTTCCTAACACAAAAGAAGAATACATAAAACCTAAAGGATATAGGTTACTTGATAAGTTAGATTTCCCAAAGGAAGATATTAAAATGATTATAGAACATTTCGATAATCTTGATTCAATAATAAATAGTAATCCAAAAGAATTAGAAAAAATACTAAAAAATCCAGAAAAGGTAAATAATTTTTTAAAAGAATTATCCGAACTAAAAGAAAATATTATGTTAGAAAAAATATTTTAA